From Antechinus flavipes isolate AdamAnt ecotype Samford, QLD, Australia chromosome 1, AdamAnt_v2, whole genome shotgun sequence:
AGATGGGACATATGTAAATCTGATAGCTGAACACagaatagaagaaataatgataGAAGGCAGAATGATTTTTTGTTATagcttcatttttcctttctattatagGATCCGTGTCCTCTTTGTGATGAAGCAAAAGAAGTCCTCAAGCCATTAAAAAACAGggtaatatatgtacatataaaatatagtatagtTTTAATGTGTACCCTATGTGAATTTTTCTTTGAGAAGGGATATGAAACAATTCCCCCCctcattttctgttattttttacatattttaatactgattttcataaaattcatttcatttaagaatACAAATTTTTCTGTCCTATGACTCTTGGTATTAAAAATAAGCTAAAGTACACAGAGAGGAGACagtgttaatattttttaaaagcctaaaaCCTTCTTCCCTTGATGTTTCTATGTGATAGATTTTCACTTTTCCTGAATTTACATTCAGAAACACTTCTGAACTGGTTTTCAGAGGATAATCTATTCAGGGCATATTTTGTTCTAACAGGAAACCATGAGCCGTGCTGATGAATGTAGAACAAATGAACCAGAAATATAACTGGTTCAGGGTGAAATTGATCTAAATGTGAAGATGAAGGACATTGACCAAAACTATGATCCAGAGAAACCACTTGGCCTTAGATGTATGCCGATTGGTAGTAGCTGGTTTTCATTCAGTAGCCATAAAGatcattctttgtaattttctatttttatttctttcagtttaTTTTGCAAGAGGTGGACATTACTCTTCCAGAGAATTCAGTTTGGTATGATAGGTACAAGTTTGACATACCTGTCTTTCATCTGAATGGTCAATTCTTGATGATGCATAGAGTAAATTTTTCAAAGCTTGAAAAACAGCTCAAGAAacttgaacagcaaaataactgagGTTGACTCACAGCAAGATGGTTTTCCCACATTATGTGAATGTAAAATTCCTCAAGAATGTGAACAGCACTACCTTCTGAGAGTAAAATGACCAggcttggccccaaagaagaaataagataacTCCCACTGCTTTATAGAAATGGAGGATCATGGATGTGTAAAAAGTAGACATAATTATAGCCTTTTTTGCTATGTTGTTTAGTTTTGtggaagtattttttaattaatacttttttttaaataaaggttgGCTCTCTGGGATTGGATGGGGAAGAGGTatacttttttcatataaaaacaaaatattaattttttttaatccttacaGCACATGTAGATAAATAACTAAAGAGTATCTTAAAACTAAAAGGAAGGATTAAACATTAAAAGTACAAAGACAAATGAAAGAGAACCAATGCCAGAAGCAGCATAGGACCCTGTGAAACCTCAAAAGGCAATAAAAAGTTCCAGGATGattcaaaaaagaagtgaaattatgaaggggaaaaaaatcagaaaagtaaaATAGCTTTCGAGGCAGGCATAATTAgcccattagaaaaaaaattgatgatggCTAGTTTCTCTGACccaacaataaaataatagatttggaatacaaaacaaaaacaaaagaattgatGTCAGGTCAACAGCTATTTGTTAAGAATTAGTTTTGTACCACACATGTAGTAAGATAATCAAAGGAAAATGGGTAAGACTTGACAACTGACTAGATAtaagatgggggaggagaagaatCAAGAAGATACCTATACCCAAGACATAGATTTTAGGATACCTGAAATTAGGAAGCATAGCCTTGATAAAAATTCAGCAAAAGaagtagagataagaaaactaagagagAGCAAtgcattgaaaatttaaaaggaagagtgttaaggagaaaatgataatcaacaatgtcaaaggctgcagagaagaaaatggtattaGATTTGGTATTTAAGAGAGCATTGGAAACTTtggagagcagtttcagttgaatgataaggTGGGAGGTCAGACTGTAGAAAGTTAAGAAGggtgaaatgaaaggaaatagatGCTCTaaatacagatgacattttcatGAAGAttagccacaaaaaaaaaaagagatgggatTATTGGTAGAGGGGTGAATGGATCAAATGAAGGATTTTTGAGGATGGAAGATGAGCATGTTTATAAGCAGTAAGGAATTAGTCAGTAGACAGGGAAAAACTGAAGACTAATAAGCGACTAGGGAGAACAAGGATTGACCagcataactgaaaaaaaaaaaaaaaaaggcattgtggtgttcttgttctttaaaataataatggttctctctgggagcaggtttcttggggagattttctggaggcagccttaattgcagtttaaagtaataatcactccaaagtGCAGCCaactgataaaatgcaaatgtttattttctccttgcaaaatagcccagttacttTTTCTTAGCAGCCTATCTtttttcttggttccaagagctccctctgaatgtctccaaatccaaaggtttgtccttcagcctccagccagccaggtagaaaatggaatgaatctctcttgtctccttcccttggggttcagctagctttctggagagccttttagACCAGTTTGGTCTCAGTGGGAAGTGCAgcagcccagccaccacagtggtatgagatgaagtgaatctggttgcgcctcTGAGAAGAgtgcttgtgggcttctgtatctcccagagtgttctgtgtctttcccagagtgctcctctccaatccctgggaatgttccgaagtaaaactcaaCAACCCGAagtaagagcctctttatatatgatctcccaaagattGACgactccttctggaggcagggattaagggaggtgtgaattcagatatctcacactaaaccctgaaatctcccaaatgtgtgaactccaatgagtaaaggtgtgaacacaaacattctcagttccacttagtacctgtttcttctggcccataacatctccttgtagtatcagatcaatcatactgaaccatgctaaattagataattattgtctctatcagttcTAATGCCTTTACactttataaagattccaacaaggtATAGTTGCTGATGGAAAATGGAGTTACCAGGAAGCTTATgagccctttaaaaaaaaaaaaaggctttgggAGGAGTTAAATGTTCCACTCTCCagccctccaatcagaggggagaggcaagagaaaagaaattgagaagatggAGATAATATCAAAATCTGATGAGATGATGAGATTTTAGGGGATCAACTATTTTGAGGAGCATGATGTTCCTGTGAAATTGAAACTAAACAGAACTGATTGAAAATGGAGTTaaatattgtgtttttatttttgggtgccacattttaggagTTCTAGAGGGCAAGCACAATGGTGAAGGGTTTCAAGTGCG
This genomic window contains:
- the C1H5orf63 gene encoding glutaredoxin-like protein C5orf63 homolog isoform X1 yields the protein MIWLWYNRVQQVQNSFGLMFKKSCASKKTLPVLTLFTKDPCPLCDEAKEVLKPLKNRVIYVHIKYSIVLMCTLCEFFFEKGYETIPPLIFCYFLHILILIFIKFISFKNTNFSVL
- the C1H5orf63 gene encoding glutaredoxin-like protein C5orf63 homolog isoform X2, giving the protein MIWLWYNRVQQVQNSFGLMFKKSCASKKTLPVLTLFTKDPCPLCDEAKEVLKPLKNRFILQEVDITLPENSVWYDRYKFDIPVFHLNGQFLMMHRVNFSKLEKQLKKLEQQNN